In Desulforegula conservatrix Mb1Pa, a single genomic region encodes these proteins:
- a CDS encoding PilZ domain-containing protein — protein MSERIFANQDGTTTIICPQCGKLKQADVSKYLELKSTVRLKCRCICGHCYVAELERRRYIRKKSNFSGNFVRTANARKGIMTVCDISRSGLKLRINGTEQFVIGEELSVEFRLDDTLRSIVKKDVIVRKIESSFVGVEFNSMDHYDQLGAYLMFN, from the coding sequence ATGAGCGAAAGGATTTTTGCTAACCAGGATGGCACCACGACAATAATATGCCCGCAATGTGGCAAACTCAAGCAGGCTGATGTATCCAAATATTTAGAGTTAAAATCAACTGTGCGACTAAAATGCAGATGCATCTGTGGTCATTGTTATGTGGCCGAACTTGAAAGAAGAAGATACATAAGGAAAAAATCAAACTTTTCCGGCAACTTCGTAAGAACCGCAAATGCCAGGAAAGGAATAATGACAGTCTGTGACATTTCCAGATCAGGCCTCAAACTTAGAATTAATGGCACAGAGCAATTCGTGATCGGAGAAGAGCTATCTGTCGAGTTCAGGCTGGATGACACCCTTAGATCAATTGTAAAGAAAGATGTAATAGTCAGAAAAATTGAAAGCTCTTTTGTGGGTGTGGAATTCAACTCCATGGATCATTATGATCAACTCGGAGCATATCTCATGTTTAATTGA